Proteins found in one Candidatus Cloacimonadota bacterium genomic segment:
- the nadA gene encoding quinolinate synthase NadA has product MNLQDIIQTITSLKKTLKDSVVIPAHHYIKSDIIAQADIVGDSYKLAKDCSKTHADFILFCGVKFMAEGARLLAKPNQKVLMPTLLAGCPLAEMIDAQIAKEIYKQISSLCACEVAPVTYVNSNVALKSFCGEYNGATCTSSNACKIINTYLNQGKVVFFSPDYNLGINSARMLKIPENQIVVVKKDLSLLCKGSIKNARIFLWDGYCYVHKKFTVEDIRRLREQYPNIQIIVHPECDEEVVLQSDFVGSTQTILNTIKDAPEGSIWGVGTEYHFVERMAQNFSNKTILPLKLSCCEDMGRITFQNVYESLQSILQYPEKNRLLYEVTVPNEYRTDAKKAMQNMLSIVEDNK; this is encoded by the coding sequence ATGAATTTACAGGATATAATACAAACCATCACATCACTGAAAAAGACGCTGAAAGATTCAGTGGTTATCCCTGCACATCATTATATAAAATCAGATATTATTGCCCAAGCAGATATTGTTGGAGATTCATATAAACTTGCAAAAGATTGTAGTAAAACTCATGCGGATTTCATATTATTCTGCGGTGTAAAGTTTATGGCGGAAGGTGCCAGGCTTTTGGCAAAACCAAACCAGAAAGTTCTCATGCCAACCCTTTTGGCTGGCTGTCCTTTAGCAGAAATGATAGATGCGCAAATTGCTAAAGAGATTTACAAACAAATCAGTTCTCTTTGTGCATGTGAAGTAGCACCAGTTACCTATGTGAATTCCAATGTAGCTTTGAAAAGTTTTTGTGGTGAATATAATGGAGCAACCTGTACAAGTTCTAATGCATGTAAAATAATAAATACATATTTGAATCAGGGAAAAGTTGTATTTTTTTCTCCTGATTATAATCTTGGTATCAATTCAGCCAGAATGCTAAAAATCCCTGAAAATCAAATTGTTGTTGTTAAAAAGGATCTTAGTCTTCTATGTAAAGGTTCTATTAAAAATGCAAGAATTTTTCTATGGGATGGCTATTGTTATGTTCATAAAAAGTTTACTGTTGAAGATATAAGAAGACTTAGAGAACAGTATCCGAATATACAAATTATTGTCCATCCTGAATGCGATGAAGAGGTAGTTTTGCAAAGCGATTTTGTGGGTTCAACACAAACTATTCTTAATACAATAAAAGATGCTCCTGAAGGTAGCATTTGGGGGGTAGGCACAGAGTATCATTTTGTTGAAAGAATGGCTCAAAACTTTTCAAACAAAACAATCCTACCTTTAAAGTTGTCTTGTTGTGAAGATATGGGAAGAATCACATTTCAGAATGTTTATGAGTCATTACAATCTATACTACAATATCCAGAAAAAAATAGACTGCTGTATGAAGTAACTGTTCCTAATGAATATCGGACTGATGCAAAAAAAGCAATGCAAAATATGCTCTCAATTGTTGAGGATAATAAATGA
- the nadC gene encoding carboxylating nicotinate-nucleotide diphosphorylase translates to MNKIKDFINLDTLNILIENALQEDLSESGDITTKSIFDQEQGIYILISKDSGILCGCKIFTAVFQKLDSDCIVKFDKNDGDRIEKGDSIAKIYGKIRSILKGERVALNFLSHLSGIATKTAAFVEKTGGKAKILDTRKTIPGFRAFQKYAVLCGGGKNHRMGLYDMVMIKDNHIDGTGSIINAVSKVKSKVNPSIKIEVETRNLEEVKEALKSQVDYIMLDNMPLEMMKKAVKIINKQTLVEASGNMALSRIKDVAETGVDFISVGELTHSVKAFDFSLRKEKK, encoded by the coding sequence ATGAATAAAATAAAGGATTTTATTAACTTAGACACCCTCAATATACTTATTGAGAATGCATTACAAGAGGACCTTTCTGAAAGTGGAGATATCACCACAAAATCTATTTTTGACCAGGAACAGGGAATATATATTCTCATCTCAAAAGATTCTGGGATACTTTGTGGTTGTAAAATTTTTACGGCTGTATTTCAAAAGCTTGATTCTGACTGTATAGTAAAGTTTGACAAAAATGATGGTGATAGAATAGAAAAAGGAGATTCTATCGCAAAAATTTATGGAAAGATAAGAAGTATTTTAAAAGGAGAACGAGTAGCACTTAACTTTCTCTCCCATTTGAGTGGAATTGCTACAAAGACAGCAGCATTTGTAGAAAAAACCGGTGGCAAAGCAAAAATTCTTGATACAAGAAAAACAATCCCTGGATTTCGTGCATTTCAAAAATATGCAGTTCTATGCGGAGGTGGCAAGAATCATAGAATGGGCTTATATGATATGGTGATGATAAAGGATAATCATATTGATGGTACAGGAAGCATCATAAATGCTGTTTCAAAAGTTAAAAGTAAGGTGAATCCTTCTATAAAAATTGAGGTTGAAACACGAAATCTGGAGGAAGTAAAAGAAGCACTTAAATCACAGGTTGATTATATTATGCTGGATAATATGCCATTAGAAATGATGAAAAAAGCTGTGAAAATAATTAATAAACAAACACTGGTTGAAGCGTCTGGAAACATGGCATTATCACGCATCAAAGATGTTGCAGAGACAGGTGTTGACTTTATCTCTGTTGGTGAATTAACACATTCAGTTAAAGCATTTGACTTCTCTTTGCGAAAAGAAAAGAAATAG